A stretch of DNA from Paramormyrops kingsleyae isolate MSU_618 chromosome 15, PKINGS_0.4, whole genome shotgun sequence:
GAAGCACTGAAATCCCATATCAAAGATAGCTTCTGTCCACTTTCTTGGCAGCTCCAGTACAAGCAGCTGGCTTCGCACCCTGAGAAAGAAACACACAGCATTTAACAGCTTTAGGTCAAGACAAGGGAATCACTCATAGCAGCAGCTCATTAACACACAGTGAGTACTGAGTGAGTACTGAGTGAGTATTGAATCAAACAAAGACGTACCCTAAAAAAACCACGTTCATACAATTACTCCCATTTAACAGAGTGAATTACAGGGCAGCCATTACAGCTTCCACTTCCCCAACCGCCCAATGCAGCACCTCACCTTGTACAAACTGCAGACCAGCATGAAAAGAGACGAGGTTGCCTTTTGCTCCAGGTCATCAGTGTGTTCCTGCAAAGAGATGCACTGTCTTTCTGCACTGGACAATATCCATCAGAGGCACACTGGAAATCTAAACCAGGGGTCGGATCAccacccaaacccccccccccccccccccgtcactctttggaagctcagcctagcagtaCTTCTACACAAGCAGGCTCCCTTTTCccctgctttggataaatgaaCAGATATAATGCGGTGGATGTGCCTCTCACCCCGTTGATGGTCACCCAGGGCACGTATTGGTGGGGCGGGTTGAGCGCCTGCGTCATCAGTGCATTCGCATGCATCAGCTGGTTTCCCAGGTCTCCCTTGACACAGGTCATGACAGTGTTCCAGTCCACTTTTGACTCATAAAGTTGAAAACACTGGGGGAACAGAGTCAGAATGTCAGGCAAGACCTCCACTGCATGCAGTGCCGCTCAACGGAGCCTAAATACCCACCACTCGCTACCACCACAGCATAAAACCAGCAAAACACGTCCGTGCCAATAGTCAGCTTCCAAGTACAAGCAGCCGAGACCTTCTCCTTAAATTAGGGGGGTATTATAGTTTATGAGCAGATAAATGTCAAATTTTGATACATACGACTTGGGCAGACTTGATAACATCTTCAGACGATTCCATGCAGTAGATTATTGGAAAGGAAAACTGGGTTAAATTCATAATGCAGGCCTGTgggagacaggaggcagaactGCAATGAAACAGATACATTTTGATATGTTGGGGGAAAAGAAAGAGAAACGCTGTGTGCACACCTCAATCATGTTTCCCAGACACTCGTCTTCACCGTGTTGACAAGTGAACGTATAGGGTGGCTTCTGACCCGATTCCTAGGACAAGCAGGGACAGCGTGAGCAGGAGCGAGACGTCAGAGTTACACGCCAATGCGCCACCTTACGGTTTACCGTGCCGTGCGCTCCTTACCTGTGCATTGCCAAAAGGCACCAGACTGACTGCCATGATGTCATGGAGCATCAGCAAAGTGGGATACAACTGCAACACCAGGAACTGCCGGCAGCCGGGACACAAGCTCTCGTAGTACAGAGCCACCTCCACTGGAGAGTCAGTTTGGTTCAGCCCGTCAGCCTTCTGCTCAAAGCAGTGCTTCTGTACCTGCGCCAATAGGGAGTCACAGATTTGGAGAccctcccaggcagcacagacaaaTAGGCAAGACTACACCCTGCACAGGACACCAGTGCATCACACTATGGGAAATGCAGAGGCAACAGTGAGCCCAACTACAGGAGGGAAGCAGGGCCTCTGTGGGAAAGCCACACAACACAGTGAGACCGagtgcacagacagacatacagacagaccgACCGATCAGGGGTGTTACTGGGGACGTAAACCCTGCAGCCCTGGCTACTGAGTCACCGCGCGGCTTCCCAGTATTGCTTATTACAGTTAAAGGGTCAAGATCACGAGATCAGAATTGGTGCTCAGGTCGTGCCTTACTGCATCCCACACAGCACATGCGCTAAAAAGCACCGAATTAAAATCTAAGTAACAAAAGGACATATCGTCATAAATCCTTGTGTAAGGACCATCGGGGAGGCGATTCTCGTTTTAACCCTCCGCTTTCATAGCCAGTTCGTAGGCAGTTTACGCTTTTAAGTTGTTAAGCTTAAATGTACGTTATTACCAAACACCGTTTGACATCGTTTAAGTAAAAATGTATCGTTAGTTTCTTTATGAATCAGTGCAGGAACCTACGAAAAAAGGAATAAGATTTTAACCTAACTTCCTTTATACAGTGACAGCTTAACAAACTTAATGACATCGTGTGACATTATTATGCCTAACCCTTTCTGGGTTATTTGTAATAAAAACGTAAAAAAACAGTTGTCGGTACTTTTCGTATAGTGGtattaaaacacaacaaaagTAACTACATTTCGGAATGGCACTTAATAAATGCTGGTTCGCCCGTTTTCGTTTTTATATTTGCTGAAAATTCCCAAGCGCACGGCAAGCCAGGTCACTTTCGGTTTTAACTGGGTGATTAAGACTAACCAGGCTTCCGACACCACTAACGGGACGATAAAAAGCGAACGTACCCCGCATTTCTCCGCGGAGCGGCACCACTGCGCCGGGGGGTACAGACAAGGCGAGCTGGGTCTGCACTCGCTGCTCTCCAACACGAAGTAGAAGCCGAGGAGGAAAAGCCCCAGAGAGACATTCATCTTTCTCGGTGACCTTGCGAGAAGTAATTGAGAGGTGTTAGTGCCTGGTACTTATATGTTACAGAAACTCCTCCTTCAGCCGCGTTCAGAACACCGGCCCTGCGTGTGTCCCTATTAGTGAATAAGCACCGCCGTCCGATATGACACACTGTATAATTATGGGATCTTCCATATTATGAAGtatgtttgttttgctgtttgtgACTGAACCGGTATGGGagttacagtattttatttgtaatgtAACCATACATCATCTAGTAATCTATTTCCTTTCCTCTGTGGTCCATCATACCAATCAGTGACGATCAAATTTATACGTAGCCTAATTCGTATTAagaaaatttcattatattgTCAAAACAGTAATAGCCAGTAATATGTATCATGTCAAAtcaaacattatttttaaatctttctttaTTCGTGTGTCACGGGTTGTTTCGAAAGAAAACTCGGGCCTGCAACAAAGTTTCATTTCCCTCTCAAGACTTAATGACTAGCTGGTTCAGTTTTTTTCTTGTGGTTTTATTAATCTCAGTAACAGGCCCAGACTTATGCCCAACATTTGGTTATaaacagaccatccagtgcacacTTCCCGCTTGAATACACCGACGCATTGATTAAATGCAGTAACGGGTTCTGCCGGATGTCGATGCGGCAGGAAACCCCCGAAGGGCGGGTCGGTCCGGCGCAACAGCACCGATCGTGGCGCGGAAACGCGGGCAGAGGCGCGTATTCACTGCGTCGCTCCCTTAGCAACTGCTGACTACGTGAAGTTTCACCATTTTCATTGGTGTTACTTTGGAAAATGACACAGCGCAAACAAATAATGCAGAACTCTCTATTTGAATGAGAAAATAACAGTGCGATATTGAAAAGTACGCGAAACGGTGATGTGATTTTCACCATGTTCTGTTGATTTTGTTACTTCTTTGCAAATATTAACATTAAAACAAAGAACTAAAAGCAAACTGATTCGACTCTTGTGTTACTTTGTAAAATCGTTTTTAGGAACGACGTGTGTGTTTGTAGagactgaattttgttttccttGAGCGGCAGTCGTCCGTATATAATTGGAGAACTGACTACCTGTGAAAGACAACGCTGTGTGTATTTCAGAGCAAACCAGCTTCTGTTCCACTTGTGCATTGTTTGGTTTTATTTAGAATAAGGAAGGAGTCCAGTCACAAGGATGACTGGAATAGTAGCCAAATCAACGTGTTTCTCTGTTGAAAAAACTCGTATTGCAAAGTTATGTTGTTCGGTGGAAAGGGACTAAATTTCCCTCTGTCTGTGCCCGTCATCCCGGTGTTGCTCAAAACAACAACGAGGCAACAGTCTGCACGTTAGAAGACGGATGCAATAGTTCCTTTCaaccagggctggggggggggggggggggtgcggtggTCAGTGCCCCCGTGACAACATGCATGCCCCCCGTGGTCTCCCTACATACGAATGCTCCTTgagtctgaaataaatgtaacattactACTATTATTTACATGTAGATATGTAGTGCGCTGAGAACAGGCGAAACACACATGTAAGCACATTTTCTTGACGGTGCGCCGGGTCGTCGAGTCGCTTCAGTTGGTGAAAAGTGAAGTTAACGACAGAAAAAATTatcaagcttgtggaagcaGGACAACCTTAACCAGAAATCAGAGTGAATTACAAATTTGTAAGTGACTGCAgagcattgcataaataacatcGTTTATCACAATTCTTCTGCTTCTTAATCATGACAATATAGTGTAAGTAGCACTTGGAGGACATTGagtcaaatgcatctgcccccTTAATAGAACAACTGGCCTTAGTCTGCACTGCATCCCCAGATGAAATGGTCTAGAACTGCAACTGCATTCAACAAAAAGCACAGCACAGTGTGGGTGGTTCAGTCTGCACTGTGTACTGGGGGCATATCAGAAATCAGGTACCGTGACAAACAAGTTATGGGGCATAACTGTAGAAAATGCTGACCAAGGACCTTTATGGGTAATGAACTTTAGCATGTTTTAAACATGCTCCTTTTGTGGCCTTTTACAATAATGTGTGAGCGATTGGTGCATTTGAACTACAGCAGAATGATTCTGATGtgataacaccccccccccttgctgtcCACAATATTGTATGCTGGTTTATAAAACATCACAAAAGGCAGATACAGGAAGGAtcagcctgtgggggggggcagatgagAGATGGATCAGCCTGTCGGAGGGCAGATGAGAGATGGATCAGCCTGTCGGGGGCAGATGCAGGGAAGGATCAGCCTGTTGGTGGCAGATGCGGGGAAGGATCAGCCTTCCGGGGGCAGATGCGGGGAAGGATCAGTCTGTCGGGGGCAGATGCAGGAAAGGATCAGCCTATCGGGGGCAGATGCGGGGAAGGATCAGCCTGTCGGGGAGCAGATGAGAGATGGATCAGCCTGTCGGGGGTAGAAGCGTGGAAGGATCAGCCTGTCGGGGGGCAGATGAGAGATGGATCAGCCTGTCGGGGGCAGATGCAGGTAAGGATCAGACTGTCGGGGGCAGATGCAGGAAAGGATCAGCCTGTCGGGGGCAGATGCGGGAAAGGATCAGCCTGTCGGGGGCAGATGCGGGGAAGGATCAGCCTGTCGGGCAGATGCATGGAAGGATCAGCCTGTCGGGGGAGAATTAGCCTGTTGGGGGACAATGAGGGGGAGGATCAGCCTGTCTGGGGGGGGCAGATGTGGGAAGGATCAGCCTGTCAGAGGGCGATGAGGGGAAGGATCAAACTGTCGGGGGGCAGATGCGGGGAAGGATGTCGGGTTGTCTCCATGCTTGGTGCTGTGAAACCAGAGACCGTTCTCGGGCATGTGTTGTGTGTCAtttgtgacgtctctcctgcctgccctgctgctgtaccactgttcatcctgccatctgaagcagcaacagcacctgcctgcccctCGCTTTGAGACTCAAATATTAAAATTGGGACAGTGTgaattgggactttgccatcttgctcatttgacttcctctgctggcccctgggggatgggctccccctttgagtctggttcctcctaaggcttcttccttctagggagtttttccttgccactgttgcctctggcttgctcattgggggctttgggcggggataatgtaatgtgaaaatgtgaTAACAAATGAAGTTGAATTTCCTGATTTTGATGGCCCTCTTCCCCATACTCCAATTACAGTCACATGATTATAAGTGGAGAGGAATTT
This window harbors:
- the LOC111860162 gene encoding gamma-interferon-inducible lysosomal thiol reductase, translating into MNVSLGLFLLGFYFVLESSECRPSSPCLYPPAQWCRSAEKCGVQKHCFEQKADGLNQTDSPVEVALYYESLCPGCRQFLVLQLYPTLLMLHDIMAVSLVPFGNAQESGQKPPYTFTCQHGEDECLGNMIEACIMNLTQFSFPIIYCMESSEDVIKSAQVCFQLYESKVDWNTVMTCVKGDLGNQLMHANALMTQALNPPHQYVPWVTINGEHTDDLEQKATSSLFMLVCSLYKGAKPAACTGAAKKVDRSYL